A stretch of Lacipirellulaceae bacterium DNA encodes these proteins:
- a CDS encoding PEP-CTERM sorting domain-containing protein, translating to MSCRVFNFLAAFAAISCLIVAEASATVLYSDTFSRVTGSGDGNGDPNGAADNFSDWGTNDNGLGGTNAQAWVSGPSRAGGGRNAVTDGSLGISHGTGSLYEFDAAAAAPNGFTVALEFSRFVVTPDPGPGAGGFISVGLGVDAGTAINEFTPTNVGDFAVLFQQAAQGNAANAEVFADGASLGTFDYLSPDTAHTLLLTVTPQTAGAYGSGDTVDINVLVDGTISQDYSVAGGIDFGTFSVGANNFDTRFIDNLVVTAIPEPTSIVLFGLGCVAIFSSRKR from the coding sequence ATGAGTTGTCGAGTCTTTAACTTCCTTGCTGCTTTTGCAGCAATCAGCTGCCTGATAGTAGCCGAAGCTTCTGCTACGGTACTGTATTCAGATACTTTCTCGCGCGTCACCGGTAGCGGCGATGGCAATGGCGACCCAAATGGCGCCGCCGATAACTTCTCTGACTGGGGCACCAACGATAATGGCCTTGGTGGTACCAACGCGCAAGCTTGGGTTTCAGGTCCTTCGCGAGCGGGTGGTGGGCGTAATGCTGTTACTGATGGCAGCCTAGGTATTTCCCACGGTACGGGAAGTCTTTATGAGTTCGATGCAGCTGCCGCAGCTCCGAATGGTTTCACAGTAGCTCTGGAGTTCAGCCGTTTCGTGGTCACTCCAGACCCAGGTCCTGGAGCAGGTGGATTCATTAGCGTTGGCCTCGGTGTCGACGCAGGGACAGCCATCAACGAGTTTACCCCGACCAATGTGGGTGACTTCGCTGTCTTGTTCCAACAGGCAGCTCAGGGAAATGCTGCCAACGCGGAAGTGTTCGCAGACGGTGCTTCGCTGGGAACATTTGATTATCTGTCTCCCGACACCGCCCACACGCTGCTGCTAACGGTTACTCCGCAAACTGCTGGCGCGTATGGTTCTGGTGATACGGTTGACATCAACGTTCTCGTTGACGGGACCATTTCCCAAGATTACTCAGTTGCAGGTGGGATTGACTTCGGAACGTTCTCTGTCGGAGCGAACAACTTCGATACCCGCTTCATTGACAATCTTGTAGTCACTGCCATCCCCGAACCGACTTCGATAGTTCTGTTCGGCCTTGGCTGCGTTGCAATTTTCAGCAGTCGCAAGCGATAA
- a CDS encoding PEP-CTERM sorting domain-containing protein produces the protein MKRLISATCLSLLTLCGLLAANAPAQTVLFSDTFARTTGSGLPNGHPGGAGFGLSDWGTNDNGLGGTISMAYTAGPTRTGDISNPDSGSANSVTDGLVGSTIEGSARFDFDITTMAPSGFTVEFDFNRFHEDNPPDPFAPGAGYVSVGFGTEDDDVQGGGAFNVNNADLTILFQQDIDGNDPPNQVGNIQIFEDSVQTDGVAIVDGMELDPSGNGRISYGDPVMDHSVKVQIVPAVNGAYGDADVLNVELTVDSVLLYSFSTVGGIDFGTLSLASNGFVHREYDNLVVTALASDGLDGDINDDMIVDGADFLEYQRDDAAGIPTWEGNYGATSAVASVGSVPEPSAILLLVSLLAGCSARRHR, from the coding sequence ATGAAACGCCTTATCTCAGCAACTTGTTTGTCGCTGTTGACCCTTTGCGGCCTTTTGGCTGCTAACGCACCAGCTCAAACAGTGCTCTTTTCAGATACGTTCGCTCGGACGACTGGCAGTGGCCTGCCCAACGGGCATCCCGGTGGCGCCGGCTTTGGGCTTTCCGATTGGGGCACCAACGACAATGGTCTTGGTGGCACGATCTCTATGGCCTATACGGCCGGCCCAACTCGAACTGGCGACATTTCGAATCCTGATTCCGGTAGCGCGAACTCCGTCACTGATGGACTGGTTGGTTCGACGATCGAGGGCTCAGCTCGTTTCGATTTTGACATTACCACGATGGCACCGAGCGGATTTACCGTTGAATTCGACTTTAATCGCTTTCATGAAGACAATCCGCCTGACCCCTTTGCTCCTGGTGCTGGTTACGTCTCTGTTGGTTTCGGCACCGAGGACGATGATGTTCAAGGTGGCGGTGCTTTCAACGTGAATAACGCTGATTTAACCATCCTCTTTCAGCAAGACATCGACGGTAACGATCCTCCGAACCAAGTAGGCAACATTCAGATCTTTGAGGACAGCGTGCAAACTGATGGAGTCGCCATTGTTGATGGAATGGAACTGGACCCCAGCGGCAATGGTCGTATTTCCTATGGTGATCCTGTCATGGACCATTCCGTTAAGGTCCAGATCGTCCCCGCAGTGAACGGAGCCTATGGCGACGCAGATGTGTTGAACGTGGAACTGACTGTCGATAGCGTGTTGCTGTATTCGTTCTCCACCGTCGGCGGTATCGATTTCGGCACGCTCTCGCTCGCAAGCAACGGGTTCGTACATCGTGAATATGACAATCTCGTTGTGACGGCTCTTGCCAGTGATGGGCTCGACGGAGATATCAACGATGACATGATTGTCGATGGAGCGGACTTCTTAGAATATCAGCGTGACGATGCAGCCGGCATTCCCACTTGGGAGGGCAACTATGGAGCCACGAGTGCAGTCGCTTCGGTCGGTAGTGTGCCCGAGCCGAGTGCGATCTTACTTCTGGTCTCACTTCTTGCGGGATGCTCAGCACGGCGTCATCGCTAA
- a CDS encoding DUF1559 domain-containing protein has protein sequence MQHRRFSQISFVNRGFTLVELLVVIAIIGVLVGLLLPAVQAAREAARRSQCTNNLKQLGLALQNYHSANNEFPPGNLGHRNPDKITQGPVVTNPNDPGYVPKTPNVVYLLPYLEESARFAAYDRDLDWDQQPRVVLEQITTALPTYQCPSDEQQKMELTQGGPANSQNLADAKGNYGVNWGSWEYLDQFDQSVLPGQTANVNTLEDNRRAPFAVEWGASIKNISDGTTNTFALLEMLQAPSQQGAGVDRRARIWNHLPSSYQVSTKLEPNSPDGDRGVCVNRVDLDLPCAGGTTENQMSMGSRSRHAGGVQVAMCDGSAQFISDSIDALVYKGLSSSDGGEVVQLP, from the coding sequence GTGCAACATCGGCGCTTCAGTCAAATCAGCTTTGTGAACCGAGGTTTTACCTTGGTCGAATTGCTGGTTGTCATTGCCATCATCGGTGTCTTGGTCGGATTGTTACTACCCGCGGTGCAAGCTGCTCGTGAGGCGGCTCGGCGTTCGCAATGTACGAACAATCTGAAGCAGTTGGGACTTGCGCTGCAGAACTATCACTCTGCCAATAACGAGTTTCCGCCTGGCAACTTGGGACATCGCAACCCCGATAAGATTACTCAAGGCCCGGTGGTTACGAATCCAAATGATCCTGGTTACGTCCCAAAAACACCGAACGTTGTTTACCTATTACCCTATCTCGAAGAGTCTGCCCGCTTCGCAGCATACGACCGCGATCTGGATTGGGATCAACAACCTCGTGTGGTTCTAGAGCAGATTACTACTGCCTTGCCAACCTATCAGTGTCCCAGTGACGAACAGCAGAAAATGGAACTCACCCAGGGAGGCCCGGCCAACTCGCAGAATCTTGCGGACGCGAAGGGTAACTACGGGGTCAACTGGGGATCTTGGGAGTATCTCGACCAGTTCGATCAGTCAGTTCTTCCTGGTCAAACCGCCAACGTGAATACCCTAGAAGATAATCGTCGTGCTCCTTTTGCCGTCGAATGGGGCGCGAGCATTAAGAATATAAGCGATGGCACCACGAATACATTCGCATTGTTGGAGATGCTTCAAGCACCATCGCAACAAGGGGCCGGCGTCGATCGTCGCGCTCGAATCTGGAACCATCTTCCCAGTAGCTATCAAGTTTCGACGAAGTTGGAACCAAACTCCCCAGATGGCGACCGCGGTGTCTGCGTCAATCGCGTAGATCTCGATTTGCCGTGTGCTGGTGGAACGACAGAAAACCAAATGTCGATGGGTTCGCGGAGTCGACATGCGGGAGGAGTACAGGTTGCGATGTGCGACGGTTCTGCGCAGTTTATTTCTGACAGCATTGACGCACTAGTTTATAAAGGACTTAGTAGTAGTGATGGCGGCGAGGTCGTCCAACTGCCGTAG
- a CDS encoding sigma-70 family RNA polymerase sigma factor, which produces MSEHDETADRKWQEMGNGTDDFVMEMIGSQNRLHAYILSLMFDKERARDVLQQTNLVLLEKKDEYVPGTAFGAWACKIAFYEVLAERRRSQRDRHMFSDDLLALIATRSERITASLDQRSEALEECLALLPSNQREILMARYRPGNTIGDIANSVGKSPGAVSVLLHRIRSALLDCVSNKLKNLPQA; this is translated from the coding sequence ATGTCCGAACACGATGAGACTGCGGATCGAAAATGGCAAGAGATGGGTAACGGCACCGATGACTTCGTCATGGAGATGATTGGTAGTCAGAATCGCCTGCACGCCTACATCTTGTCATTGATGTTCGACAAGGAACGGGCGAGAGACGTCCTGCAACAGACGAACCTCGTACTCCTTGAGAAGAAAGACGAATACGTGCCCGGCACCGCGTTTGGTGCCTGGGCATGCAAGATCGCTTTTTATGAAGTATTGGCTGAAAGGCGGAGATCACAACGTGATCGCCACATGTTCAGCGATGATCTCTTGGCCTTGATTGCCACGCGATCAGAACGAATCACAGCCAGCTTGGACCAACGTAGTGAAGCCTTAGAAGAATGCCTGGCACTTTTACCCTCGAATCAACGTGAAATCTTGATGGCAAGATATCGACCAGGGAACACCATCGGTGATATCGCCAACTCCGTCGGCAAGAGCCCCGGTGCTGTTTCCGTTTTGCTTCATCGGATTCGGAGTGCATTACTCGACTGTGTTAGCAACAAACTAAAGAATCTGCCGCAGGCTTGA
- a CDS encoding alpha-L-rhamnosidase C-terminal domain-containing protein has product MSLAVEQNSAVQWVRPANVRWKSEGEGLTKTAAPNQWFCFRNVITLPAEPKDGTAKIACDSKYWLWINGKLVVFEGQLKRGPTPTDTYYDFVDLKPHLQVGENTVAVLVWYFGKQGFSHRDSGSPGLLFEIVGGREAQIDSSQWKAIPHPAYGDSGNPKPNYRLPESNIVFDARDDLVDWQLPGFDDTNWPAAIEVGVPGTEPWNKLIKRPLPLWKDYGLRDYLGELSFPLISDGSPIVCKLPYNAQVTPYLKVEAEPGLQIGIQTDNYRGGSEPNVRAEYITREGVQEFESLGWISGHEVRYSIPEGVKVLSLKYRETGYDTEFTGSFQCDDPDLNTLWQKAQRTLYVTMRDTYMDCPDRERAQWWGDEVIELEEAFYALDPQSHHLARKGILELARWQKPGGQLYSPVPAGNWDKELPTQMLASVGEYGFWNYYWHTGDQQTIKLAYPAVKGYLELWQVDDQGLVVPRKGDWTWGDWGENKDMPLLFNGWYSLALEGYAKMSDLLGEHDEANKARSRRAALHDSFNRTYWNGEAYRSPGYQGETDERGHALAVLAGIAEPTKYPAIREVFATQEHASPYMEKYVLEAMYKMDLPEQARTRMKRRYRAMIDSPLTTLWEGWGIGSQGFGGGTYNHAWSGGPLTLMSKYVAGIAPIELGYKRFAVRPNLGELSQVEATVDSVAGKIELTIERTDKRMSIAITVPEGSTAEVTLPADYSELTSVVRVLQDREMAVQPVDLADEATDSETITLFPGKWKLVASTGA; this is encoded by the coding sequence TTGTCGCTAGCGGTTGAACAGAACTCAGCCGTCCAGTGGGTCCGCCCTGCGAACGTCCGGTGGAAGTCTGAGGGTGAAGGCCTTACAAAGACGGCTGCACCGAACCAATGGTTTTGCTTCCGCAACGTTATCACGCTTCCTGCCGAGCCTAAAGACGGCACAGCAAAGATCGCCTGCGATTCAAAATACTGGTTGTGGATCAACGGCAAGCTCGTCGTATTTGAAGGCCAGCTCAAGCGAGGCCCCACTCCTACGGATACCTATTACGACTTTGTTGATCTCAAACCCCATTTGCAAGTTGGCGAAAATACGGTCGCCGTGCTTGTTTGGTATTTCGGCAAGCAGGGGTTTTCACATCGCGATAGCGGGTCTCCCGGCTTGCTATTTGAGATTGTTGGCGGCCGGGAAGCACAGATCGATAGTTCACAATGGAAGGCAATTCCTCATCCGGCTTATGGAGACTCTGGGAATCCGAAACCTAATTACCGCCTTCCTGAATCCAACATCGTCTTCGACGCCCGTGATGATCTCGTTGACTGGCAGTTGCCTGGGTTCGATGACACAAACTGGCCCGCGGCGATCGAAGTGGGGGTGCCCGGAACAGAACCCTGGAATAAGTTAATCAAACGTCCCCTGCCCTTGTGGAAGGATTATGGCCTGCGTGACTACTTGGGCGAGCTATCTTTCCCTCTTATCTCAGACGGATCGCCAATCGTTTGCAAATTACCCTACAACGCTCAGGTGACTCCCTACCTCAAGGTCGAAGCAGAGCCCGGTTTGCAAATCGGGATCCAAACCGACAACTATCGAGGCGGCAGCGAACCGAACGTTCGCGCCGAGTACATCACTCGCGAGGGCGTCCAAGAGTTTGAATCCCTAGGCTGGATTAGCGGGCATGAAGTTCGCTACTCCATCCCTGAGGGAGTGAAGGTCTTGTCACTCAAGTATCGCGAAACGGGCTACGACACAGAGTTCACTGGAAGCTTCCAATGCGATGATCCCGACTTAAACACGCTTTGGCAAAAAGCGCAAAGAACTCTCTACGTCACCATGCGCGATACGTACATGGACTGCCCCGATCGCGAGCGTGCCCAGTGGTGGGGCGACGAAGTGATCGAGCTCGAGGAAGCCTTCTACGCACTCGATCCGCAAAGTCATCACTTAGCCAGAAAGGGTATCCTGGAACTCGCCCGCTGGCAAAAACCGGGTGGGCAGCTTTACTCCCCGGTTCCCGCGGGTAACTGGGACAAAGAACTTCCCACGCAAATGCTCGCCAGTGTCGGAGAGTACGGCTTCTGGAACTACTACTGGCATACCGGCGATCAGCAAACCATCAAGCTCGCTTACCCGGCTGTCAAAGGCTACCTCGAGCTCTGGCAAGTCGATGACCAAGGGCTAGTCGTCCCACGCAAAGGCGACTGGACGTGGGGTGACTGGGGCGAGAACAAAGATATGCCACTGCTATTCAATGGCTGGTATTCCTTGGCACTCGAAGGCTACGCCAAGATGTCCGACCTGTTGGGCGAACACGACGAAGCCAACAAAGCGCGTTCTCGCAGGGCCGCATTGCACGACAGCTTCAACCGCACTTACTGGAATGGCGAAGCCTATCGCTCGCCCGGCTACCAAGGCGAAACCGACGAACGGGGGCATGCACTCGCGGTCCTCGCGGGGATCGCCGAGCCTACGAAGTACCCCGCGATTCGCGAAGTGTTCGCCACCCAAGAGCACGCTAGCCCCTACATGGAAAAGTACGTACTCGAAGCCATGTATAAAATGGACCTTCCCGAACAGGCACGCACGCGAATGAAGCGTCGCTACCGTGCGATGATTGATAGCCCGCTGACAACGTTGTGGGAAGGTTGGGGGATCGGCAGCCAAGGATTCGGCGGCGGCACCTACAACCATGCGTGGAGCGGAGGGCCGCTGACGCTGATGTCAAAGTACGTCGCCGGAATCGCACCAATCGAACTGGGTTACAAGCGCTTCGCTGTCCGCCCAAACCTGGGCGAGCTCTCCCAAGTGGAAGCAACGGTTGATTCCGTGGCTGGAAAGATCGAATTAACCATCGAGCGAACTGACAAACGCATGTCGATCGCCATCACCGTACCCGAAGGCAGCACCGCCGAAGTGACTCTTCCCGCCGACTATTCAGAACTCACGTCCGTAGTCCGAGTCCTGCAAGATCGGGAAATGGCAGTGCAGCCGGTAGACCTAGCCGACGAAGCAACGGACTCCGAAACCATCACGCTGTTCCCTGGGAAATGGAAACTAGTCGCGTCGACTGGTGCTTAG
- a CDS encoding DUF1501 domain-containing protein, protein MTNPERLSTRGMQLLDRRGFLGTAGLSTAGLALASMLDADGLLASDKGGVGEKAPIRPNINSRRPYARRDPHFPMPAKQVLVIYCPGAVSHIDTFDYKPALAKYHGQKPPGIPAVTFEGPSGNIAKPFWNFSPRGETGKMVSDLLPHLAKQVDDFCFFHALTTQTSAHPQGENFMNTGFTMEGFPSFGAWVTYALGTENQELPAFVAINDPRGMARSGKNNFGNGFLPAAFQAADFSAKHPPNNLHRPTTLSAQEDRKTVELLQRLNARHLQQYPDDANLAGRIASYELAGKMQTSVPKVMDLSGETQATLKAYGVDGGSELRGHYARNCILARRLLEQGVRVVQLFNGSDPSGGNGITNWDSHANILKTHAMQAEIMDQPTAALIADLKQRGMLENTLVVWATEFGRMPFLQANGTGRDHNPDAFTCFLTGAGVKRGFSFGESDEFGFKAATNETTVYDFNATILHLMGLDHERLTFYHNGLERRLTNVHGSVVTDVLA, encoded by the coding sequence ATGACTAATCCTGAACGCCTCTCGACACGTGGCATGCAGTTGCTAGATCGCCGCGGTTTCCTCGGCACAGCTGGTCTTTCGACGGCTGGTTTAGCACTGGCAAGCATGCTTGATGCCGACGGTTTGTTGGCAAGCGACAAAGGTGGTGTTGGCGAGAAAGCACCGATACGGCCCAACATCAATTCTCGTCGTCCCTATGCGCGGCGCGATCCTCACTTCCCAATGCCTGCCAAGCAAGTTCTGGTGATCTACTGCCCAGGGGCTGTGAGTCACATTGATACGTTTGACTACAAGCCTGCGCTCGCCAAGTATCACGGCCAAAAACCTCCCGGTATTCCTGCCGTAACTTTTGAAGGACCTTCAGGCAACATCGCTAAACCCTTCTGGAACTTTTCTCCCCGTGGCGAAACCGGCAAGATGGTTTCTGACTTGCTGCCTCACCTCGCCAAACAAGTTGACGATTTCTGCTTCTTTCATGCATTGACCACGCAGACGAGCGCTCACCCACAGGGTGAGAACTTTATGAACACCGGCTTTACGATGGAGGGCTTCCCGTCGTTTGGTGCCTGGGTGACCTATGCACTGGGAACCGAGAATCAGGAACTTCCCGCATTCGTGGCAATCAACGACCCACGGGGCATGGCTCGCAGTGGTAAAAACAATTTTGGCAATGGCTTCCTACCCGCGGCTTTTCAAGCAGCGGATTTCAGTGCCAAGCATCCGCCGAACAATCTTCACCGCCCGACGACCCTGTCTGCTCAGGAAGATCGCAAGACCGTCGAACTGCTCCAAAGGCTAAACGCTCGGCATCTCCAGCAGTATCCCGATGACGCCAACCTTGCCGGTCGCATTGCCAGCTATGAACTGGCCGGCAAGATGCAAACATCCGTTCCCAAAGTAATGGACCTCTCGGGCGAAACGCAGGCCACATTGAAAGCTTATGGGGTCGATGGTGGAAGCGAGTTACGTGGCCACTACGCCCGCAATTGCATTCTCGCTCGACGATTGTTGGAACAAGGCGTACGGGTCGTTCAGCTCTTCAATGGTAGCGATCCCTCGGGCGGAAATGGCATCACAAACTGGGATTCGCACGCAAACATCCTGAAAACGCATGCCATGCAGGCGGAGATCATGGACCAGCCGACGGCAGCGCTGATCGCAGACCTTAAGCAACGTGGGATGCTGGAAAACACCCTCGTCGTCTGGGCAACTGAGTTCGGTCGAATGCCTTTCTTACAAGCTAATGGGACAGGACGCGATCACAATCCGGACGCCTTTACCTGCTTTCTCACTGGTGCAGGCGTCAAACGTGGGTTCAGTTTCGGAGAGAGCGACGAGTTTGGTTTCAAGGCAGCCACGAATGAAACCACGGTCTACGACTTCAACGCAACCATCCTTCACTTGATGGGCCTCGACCACGAGCGACTGACGTTCTATCACAACGGGCTGGAGCGGCGGCTGACAAACGTGCATGGAAGTGTTGTTACTGATGTCTTAGCCTAA
- a CDS encoding PSD1 and planctomycete cytochrome C domain-containing protein → MKSTVSKASCLFLLITGALLAPRVRSAAEEVDFLTDIAPILETRCWYCHGEDEQESGLRLDRRVNMLTGGDSGLAAIVPGEPEKSYLIELINHVDPDMEMPPDDDKLPEEEIELLTRWIREGAVWPGQMEAVKREKSDHWSFQPVVRPAVPKKAEGQTTYPNPIDAFLSERLAKEGLSYSEPAEPRALIRRASIVLTGLAPTPEETEKFLKLSSANPEEAYLELVERLLNSPHFGERWTQHWLDVIRWAETNGSESNMYRKNAWIYRDYVIRAFNEDKPYDQFLREQIAGDALEQGDATGYLVAGPHVPLATVGQEPSARRQARADRMDEILQTVGASALGLTIGCARCHNHKFDPISITDYYSLSAVFQDIEFGSRVPELGASHPSKLRGKELSRLMRIKRNHLSQMGPWEEDWVGFKEIRFPSVSTDAIRVSFKNKTVRIDELEIFGDSRGKNLALTSHGTVVTSSEDGPAARYPVTRINDGKYGNDSWIVRSDKGKLAEPWVQFEFNGEEQVKRIRLSTNRRNFFDTDYLHNLNALNFGKYRVEVRDQEGNWRKVVATDDYHELNREHSPRQKLLKELQQLIHAQIEQGPKRSFVSRFIEPAKTYVLGRGSPENPRNEVYPAGLSELDGKLEVDAYALGSDRRVAFADWLTDPQHPLTSRVAANRLWHHVFGQGIVKTTSDFGAAGTPPTHPELLDWLAAELVQPTTTADGIDGRPWSMKHLISLMVTSQAFRQASLPRKAGIKKDADSTLLWRFPPKRVEAEVIRDSILQASGVLDRSLGGRSFRIHNVKKMYAQWEVTDNHGPHTWRRMIYQERMRRVDDQIFTAFDFPDCGQVRAKRPVSTTPLQALNLMNSDLVLDQSKRIAERALKETDGETTAALDRCFQLLLGRNPSEPERQEAMKLAGEDHLSLVCRALINSNEFAFLP, encoded by the coding sequence ATCGCCGCGTCAACATGCTCACCGGCGGGGATTCGGGATTAGCAGCCATCGTTCCCGGCGAGCCGGAGAAGAGTTATCTCATTGAGTTGATTAACCATGTTGACCCCGACATGGAGATGCCCCCTGACGACGATAAGCTGCCCGAGGAAGAAATCGAATTGCTGACTCGCTGGATCCGTGAGGGAGCTGTCTGGCCGGGGCAAATGGAAGCCGTCAAGCGAGAAAAGTCCGACCACTGGTCGTTCCAACCTGTCGTTCGCCCCGCGGTACCGAAGAAGGCTGAAGGGCAAACAACCTATCCGAATCCAATTGACGCTTTTTTGAGCGAGCGACTTGCGAAGGAAGGTTTAAGTTATTCGGAGCCAGCTGAACCACGCGCACTGATACGCCGTGCATCGATTGTGCTGACTGGCCTTGCTCCAACTCCTGAAGAGACAGAGAAGTTCCTTAAGCTGTCTAGCGCCAATCCTGAAGAAGCCTATCTCGAACTTGTCGAGCGGCTCCTCAACTCGCCACACTTCGGAGAACGGTGGACGCAACATTGGCTTGATGTCATCCGTTGGGCAGAAACCAACGGCAGCGAAAGTAACATGTATCGCAAGAATGCCTGGATCTACCGTGACTATGTCATCCGGGCATTTAATGAGGATAAACCGTACGATCAGTTCCTACGCGAGCAAATTGCTGGGGACGCTCTTGAGCAAGGGGACGCCACAGGGTATTTGGTTGCCGGCCCCCACGTGCCACTAGCGACTGTCGGCCAAGAACCTTCCGCACGCCGCCAAGCACGGGCGGATCGGATGGATGAAATCCTCCAGACCGTGGGAGCGTCCGCGCTTGGTCTGACGATCGGTTGCGCACGATGTCACAACCACAAATTCGACCCCATTTCGATCACGGACTACTACTCGCTCTCTGCGGTATTTCAGGACATTGAGTTTGGCAGCCGCGTTCCGGAATTAGGAGCGTCTCATCCCAGCAAGTTGCGCGGCAAAGAGCTGAGTCGCTTGATGCGGATTAAACGGAACCACCTCAGTCAAATGGGCCCTTGGGAAGAAGACTGGGTTGGTTTCAAAGAAATCCGATTCCCAAGCGTCTCGACGGACGCCATACGCGTATCGTTCAAGAATAAGACGGTTCGGATTGACGAGTTAGAAATCTTTGGTGACTCACGCGGTAAGAATCTGGCTTTGACTTCACACGGTACCGTCGTGACCTCTTCAGAAGATGGCCCCGCGGCTAGGTACCCCGTCACGCGAATCAATGACGGCAAGTACGGCAACGATAGTTGGATTGTCAGATCCGACAAAGGCAAATTGGCGGAACCTTGGGTTCAGTTCGAGTTCAATGGTGAAGAGCAAGTCAAGCGGATTCGTCTCAGCACGAATCGTAGAAACTTCTTCGACACGGACTATCTCCATAACCTAAACGCGTTGAATTTCGGCAAGTATCGCGTTGAGGTAAGGGATCAAGAAGGAAACTGGCGGAAGGTCGTCGCCACGGATGACTATCATGAACTCAATCGGGAGCATTCACCGCGACAGAAGTTGCTCAAAGAGCTCCAGCAGCTAATCCACGCCCAAATCGAGCAGGGTCCGAAGCGTAGTTTCGTGTCTCGTTTCATTGAGCCGGCGAAGACCTATGTACTTGGCCGTGGCAGCCCAGAGAATCCCCGGAATGAAGTCTATCCGGCTGGTTTGAGTGAACTTGATGGGAAACTAGAAGTCGATGCTTACGCTCTGGGGTCCGATCGGCGTGTCGCTTTCGCCGATTGGCTTACCGACCCCCAGCATCCGCTGACGTCGCGAGTTGCGGCCAATCGACTTTGGCACCATGTGTTCGGACAAGGAATCGTAAAAACAACCAGCGACTTCGGTGCCGCAGGAACGCCCCCGACCCACCCCGAACTGCTGGATTGGTTAGCGGCAGAGCTCGTCCAACCGACGACTACAGCGGACGGAATCGATGGCCGTCCTTGGAGCATGAAGCATTTAATTAGTCTCATGGTTACTTCGCAGGCGTTCCGTCAGGCGAGCTTGCCTCGCAAAGCGGGAATCAAAAAGGATGCTGACTCGACGCTGCTGTGGCGTTTCCCACCGAAGCGTGTCGAGGCTGAAGTGATTCGCGACTCGATCCTGCAGGCTTCTGGCGTTCTCGATCGAAGCCTTGGGGGTCGTAGCTTCCGCATACATAACGTGAAAAAAATGTACGCTCAGTGGGAGGTCACTGACAATCACGGCCCGCACACCTGGCGTCGCATGATTTACCAAGAACGAATGCGGCGAGTTGACGATCAGATATTTACGGCGTTCGATTTTCCCGATTGCGGCCAAGTGAGAGCCAAACGACCCGTCTCAACGACTCCTTTGCAGGCGCTCAACCTGATGAACAGCGATCTGGTGCTCGACCAATCGAAGCGGATAGCTGAACGTGCTCTCAAAGAGACCGATGGAGAGACGACGGCGGCTCTCGATCGTTGTTTTCAACTACTACTTGGTCGCAATCCAAGCGAGCCGGAACGCCAGGAGGCGATGAAGCTCGCAGGGGAGGATCATCTGTCGCTTGTCTGTCGAGCCTTGATCAATTCCAACGAATTCGCCTTTCTTCCCTAA